In Urocitellus parryii isolate mUroPar1 unplaced genomic scaffold, mUroPar1.hap1 Scaffold_48, whole genome shotgun sequence, the following proteins share a genomic window:
- the LOC144252575 gene encoding uncharacterized protein LOC144252575: MISLRGTHNGEKPYKRKECGKAFGQKSNFIRHRGTHTGEKPYKCKDCGKAFGQKSHLIYHRVTHTGEKPYKCKDCGKAFGRKSDVICHRRSHTEQKPYKCKECGKAFSQISHLTCHIRTHTGEKPYKCKECGKAFSLKSIVICHRRTHTGEKPYKCKDCGKAFGQKSHLICHRRIHTGEKPYKCKECGKAFGQKSSLIWHSRTHTGEKPYKCKDCGKAFSQKSDLNYHRVSHTGEKPYKCKDCGKAFGQKSYLIYHSRTHTGEKPYKCKDCGKAFGQKSHLICHSRTHTGEKPYKCKDCGKAFGQKSELICHSRTHTGEKPYKCKDCGRAFGQKSNLICHRRTHTGEKPYKCKDCGKTFGQKSHLICHNRTHTGEKPYKCKDCGKAFGQKSDLICHRRSHAGEKPYKCKECGKAFGKKSNLTCHRRTHTGEKPYKCKDCGKAFGQKSHLICHRRTHTGEKPYKCKDCGKAFGQKSDLIHHSRTHTGEKPYKCKECGKAFGKKSNLTCHSRTHTGEKPYKCKDCGKAFGQKSHLICHRRTHTGEMPYKCKDCGKAFGKKSDLIYHRRTHTGEKSYKCKEYGKAFGKNSRLYLPQRTHTREKPYKCKECGKAFSQKSHLICHNRTHTGEKPHKCKVCDKVFTQILHLICHRRIYTGEKPYKYKECGKAFSNKTGLIHHNRTHTGE; the protein is encoded by the exons ATGATATCTTTAAG AGGAACCCAtaatggagagaagccctacaaacgtaaagaatgtggaaaagcttttggtcaaaaatcaaacTTTATTCGCCACAGaggaactcacactggagagaagccctacaaatgtaaagattgtggaaaagcttttggtcaaaaatcgcACCTTATTTACCATAGAGtaactcacactggagaaaagccctacaaatgtaaagattgtggaaaagcttttggtcgaaaatcagACGTTATTTGCCACAGGAGATCTCACACTGAacagaagccctacaaatgtaaagaatgtggcaaagctttcagtcaaatATCACACCTTACTTGCCACATCAgaactcacacaggagagaagccttacaaatgtaaagaatgtggcaaagctttcagtctaAAATCAATAGTAATCTGCCACAGAAGAacccacactggagagaagccctacaaatgtaaagattgtggaaaagcttttggtcaaaaatcacacctaaTTTGCCACaggagaattcacactggagaaaagccctacaaatgtaaagaatgtggcaaagcctttggtcaaaaatcaagccttatttggcacagcagaactcacactggagagaagccctacaaatgtaaagattgtggaaAAGCATTTAGTCAAAAATCCGACCTTAATTACCACAGAGtatctcacactggagagaagccctacaaatgtaaagattgtggcaaagcttttggtcaaaaatcataccttatttaccacagcagaacacacactggagagaagccctacaaatgtaaagattgtggaaaagcttttggtcaaaaatcacaccttatttgccacagcagaacacacactggagagaagccctacaaatgtaaagattgtggcaaagcttttggtcaaaaatcagaacttatttgccacagtagaactcacactggagagaagccctataaatgtaaagattgtggcagagcttttggtcaaaaatcaaaccttatttgccacagaagaactcacactggagaaaagccctacaaatgtaaagattgtggaaaaacttttggtcaaaaatcacaccttatttgccacaacagaactcacactggagagaagccctacaaatgtaaagattgtgggaaagcttttggtcaaaaatcagaccttatttgccacaggagatCTCAcgctggagagaagccctacaaatgtaaagaatgtggcaaagcttttggtaaaaaatcaaaccttacttgccacagaagaactcacactggagagaagccctacaaatgtaaagattgtggcaaagcttttggtcaaaaatcacaccttatttgccacagaagaactcacactggagagaagccctacaaatgtaaagattgtggcaaagcttttggtcaaaaatcagaccttattcaccacagcagaactcacactggagagaagccctacaaatgtaaagaatgtggcaaagcttttggtaaaaaatcaaaccttacttgccacagcagaactcacactggagagaagccctacaaatgtaaagattgtggcaaagcttttggtcaaaaatcacaccttatttgccacagaagaactcacactggagagatgccctacaaatgtaaagattgtggcaaagcttttggtaaaaaatcagaccttatttaccacagaagaactcacactggagagaagtcctacaaatgtaaagaatatggcaaagcttttggtaaaaATAG CAGGCTTTATTTGCCACAGAGAACTCACActagagagaagccttacaaatgtaaagaatgtggcaaagcgttcagtcaaaaatcacaccttatttgccacaacagaactcacactggagagaagcctcacAAATGCAAAGTATGTGACAAAGTTTTTACCCAAATAttacaccttatttgccacagaagaatttacactggagagaaaccttacaaatataaggaatgtggcaaagcttttagcaataaaacaggccttattcaccacaacagaactcacactggagaataG